From a single Paenibacillus sp. FSL R5-0345 genomic region:
- the rnc gene encoding ribonuclease III, which produces MKGELKQLQQQLQIQFHDSVLLKQAFTHASYVNEHRFNQHQDNERLEFLGDAVLELTVSEYLYNLLPDRPEGELTKLRAAIVCEPSLVKFAESLGFGRYVLLGKGEELTGGRTRPALLADVFESFVGALYLDQGLETVRSFLDNHVFPLVETDGKLQMQMTDYKTELQELIQQHNMGTLEYRIIEERGPAHEREFVSEVLMTNRSLGKGSGRSKKEAEQQAAAAALLHLKEDGA; this is translated from the coding sequence GTGAAAGGAGAACTGAAGCAGTTACAACAGCAACTTCAAATCCAATTTCACGATTCTGTGCTTCTGAAGCAGGCCTTTACCCATGCATCCTATGTGAATGAACACCGTTTCAATCAGCATCAGGACAATGAGCGTCTCGAATTTCTAGGGGATGCTGTACTGGAGCTGACGGTTTCTGAATATTTGTACAATCTGTTGCCAGATCGACCTGAAGGGGAACTGACTAAGCTGCGTGCCGCTATTGTATGCGAGCCTTCGCTGGTTAAGTTCGCTGAGAGTTTAGGTTTTGGCCGATATGTACTATTGGGAAAAGGGGAAGAACTTACGGGCGGACGTACTCGCCCGGCCCTGCTGGCTGATGTGTTCGAATCCTTCGTGGGAGCGCTTTATCTTGACCAAGGACTGGAAACCGTAAGGTCTTTTCTTGATAATCACGTATTTCCACTTGTGGAGACGGATGGGAAACTGCAAATGCAGATGACCGATTACAAGACGGAACTGCAAGAGCTAATTCAGCAGCACAATATGGGTACGTTGGAATATCGGATCATTGAAGAACGGGGACCTGCGCATGAGCGTGAATTCGTCTCTGAAGTGTTAATGACTAACCGTTCACTTGGTAAAGGGAGCGGCCGCTCCAAGAAGGAAGCAGAACAGCAGGCTGCAGCAGCTGCACTGTTGCATCTGAAAGAAGATGGTGCTTGA